One Massilia sp. 9096 genomic window carries:
- a CDS encoding IS1595 family transposase, translating to MQRPTFSELFALLSGATLSGSELAQLRAWIAGIRDPTECLALVEAAAAGRPCPHCSGMRLQRCGRASGLQRFRCLGCARSFNALTGTPLARLRKRERWLPYLQCMLESRTVRQAARDTGVHRTTSFRWRHRFGPGAAHHRPSTLSAIVEADETYRLESQKGARQLTRPSRRRGGAASRRGINREHDCLLVVRDRNGLTLDFHTGRGPVTAAQLRSRLTPVLSPDVLLISDSAAAYARFAAETGITHAPVNLRAGRRAHGAIHLQNVNGWHSRFKSWLMRFKGVASRYLANYSGWQRLLDGHELKTPAQWLCAAVRQA from the coding sequence ATGCAACGACCCACCTTCAGCGAATTGTTCGCCCTGCTTTCTGGCGCAACATTATCCGGCAGCGAGCTGGCGCAATTGCGCGCCTGGATCGCCGGCATCCGCGACCCGACCGAGTGCCTGGCGCTGGTCGAAGCGGCCGCGGCAGGCCGGCCCTGTCCGCATTGCAGCGGCATGCGGCTGCAGCGCTGCGGCCGCGCCAGCGGCTTGCAACGGTTTCGCTGCCTCGGCTGTGCCCGCTCTTTCAATGCCCTGACCGGCACACCGCTGGCACGGCTGCGCAAGCGCGAACGCTGGCTGCCCTATCTTCAGTGCATGCTCGAGTCGCGTACCGTACGCCAGGCCGCGCGCGACACCGGCGTGCACCGAACCACGAGTTTTCGCTGGCGCCACCGGTTCGGACCGGGCGCTGCGCACCATCGTCCGTCGACGTTGTCGGCGATCGTCGAAGCCGACGAGACCTATCGCCTCGAATCGCAAAAGGGCGCGCGCCAGTTGACGCGCCCGTCCCGGCGACGCGGCGGCGCGGCCAGCCGGCGCGGCATCAACCGCGAGCACGACTGCCTGCTGGTGGTGCGCGATCGCAACGGCCTGACGCTGGACTTTCATACCGGCCGCGGTCCCGTGACGGCAGCACAATTGCGCTCGCGCCTGACACCCGTGCTTTCTCCCGACGTGCTCTTGATCAGCGACAGTGCAGCAGCGTATGCCCGCTTCGCCGCCGAGACAGGGATCACGCACGCGCCCGTCAACCTGCGCGCAGGCCGGCGTGCACACGGCGCGATCCATCTCCAGAACGTCAATGGCTGGCACAGCCGTTTCAAAAGCTGGCTAATGCGCTTCAAAGGTGTCGCCAGCCGTTACCTGGCGAACTATTCTGGCTGGCAGCGGCTGCTGGATGGGCACGAGCTGAAGACACCTGCGCAATGGCTGTGTGCTGCGGTACGTCAAGCTTAG
- a CDS encoding DUF5694 domain-containing protein: protein MHIRLFVPCRDGADLLPLYRALNDPARLAVRADGNVRSAMRGTSPQHYSQMWVAGWETRNLRIVANIRETFRERPGARVLSIIGATHKPCLDAWLGQLQGVDIVDAEAVLM, encoded by the coding sequence GTGCATATCCGATTGTTCGTGCCCTGCCGGGATGGCGCCGACCTGCTGCCGCTGTACCGCGCGCTGAACGACCCGGCCCGGCTCGCCGTGCGCGCCGACGGCAACGTGCGCTCGGCCATGCGCGGCACGTCGCCGCAGCACTATTCGCAGATGTGGGTCGCTGGCTGGGAAACGCGCAACCTGCGCATCGTCGCCAACATCCGCGAGACCTTCCGCGAGCGCCCGGGCGCGCGCGTGCTGTCGATCATCGGCGCGACGCACAAGCCATGCCTGGACGCCTGGCTCGGCCAGCTGCAGGGCGTCGACATCGTCGATGCCGAGGCCGTGCTGATGTGA
- the ppnN gene encoding nucleotide 5'-monophosphate nucleosidase PpnN — translation MNYEVVDTLISPEGRLEVLSKAEVAKLLDTSQGGLYQIFRKCALAVLNSGSSIDDGKELLERYKDFEIRIIQRERGIKLDIRGAPAHAFVDGKMIKGIHEHLFSVLRDIVYVNFEVTDNPRFDLHSPEGITDAVFHILRNANVIQPQRNPNLVVCWGGHSINRVEYNYSKHVGYHLGLRELDICTGCGPGAMKGPMKGATIGHAKQRLQGGRYLGISEPGIIAAESPNPIVNDLVIMPDIEKRLEAFVRTGHGIVVFPGGAGTAEEILYILGILLHPENADMPFPLIFTGPSTAADYFRQIDQFIGLTLGEAAQKRYKIIVDDPEAVAKEMQTGIRQVREFRKARSDAYYFNWGLKIDPEFQKPFKPTHENMRSLSLHKGQATHLLAANLRRAFSGVVAGNVKEEGIREIEKYGKFEIHGEDEIMAPMDHLLQSFVEQSRMKLPGKEYIPCYRVVR, via the coding sequence ATGAACTACGAAGTCGTCGATACGCTCATTTCGCCCGAAGGCCGCCTGGAAGTACTGTCCAAGGCCGAGGTGGCGAAGCTGCTCGACACCAGCCAGGGTGGTCTTTACCAGATATTCCGCAAATGCGCGCTCGCGGTCCTGAACTCCGGCAGTTCGATCGACGACGGCAAGGAGCTGCTGGAGCGCTACAAGGATTTCGAGATCAGGATCATCCAGCGCGAGCGCGGGATCAAGCTCGATATCCGCGGCGCGCCGGCCCACGCTTTCGTCGACGGCAAGATGATCAAGGGTATCCACGAGCACCTGTTCTCGGTACTGCGCGACATCGTGTACGTGAACTTCGAGGTCACCGACAACCCGCGCTTCGACCTGCACAGCCCGGAAGGCATCACCGACGCCGTCTTCCACATTCTGCGCAACGCCAACGTGATCCAGCCGCAGCGCAACCCGAACCTGGTGGTGTGCTGGGGCGGCCACTCGATCAACCGGGTCGAGTACAACTATTCCAAGCACGTCGGCTACCACCTCGGCCTGCGCGAACTGGACATCTGCACCGGCTGCGGCCCGGGCGCGATGAAAGGCCCGATGAAGGGTGCGACCATCGGCCACGCCAAGCAGCGCCTGCAGGGCGGGCGCTATCTCGGCATCTCGGAGCCGGGCATCATCGCCGCGGAAAGCCCGAACCCGATCGTCAACGACCTGGTCATCATGCCGGACATCGAGAAGCGCCTCGAAGCGTTCGTGCGCACCGGCCACGGCATCGTCGTGTTCCCGGGCGGCGCCGGCACCGCCGAGGAAATCCTCTACATCCTGGGCATCCTGCTCCACCCGGAGAATGCCGACATGCCTTTCCCGCTGATCTTTACCGGCCCCTCGACCGCGGCCGACTACTTCAGGCAGATCGACCAGTTCATCGGCCTGACGCTCGGCGAGGCGGCGCAGAAGCGCTACAAGATCATCGTCGACGATCCGGAAGCCGTGGCCAAGGAAATGCAGACCGGGATCCGCCAGGTGCGCGAATTCCGCAAGGCGCGCAGCGACGCATACTACTTCAACTGGGGCTTGAAGATCGATCCGGAATTCCAGAAGCCGTTCAAGCCGACCCACGAGAACATGCGCAGCCTGTCGCTGCACAAGGGCCAGGCAACCCACCTGCTGGCCGCCAACCTGCGCCGCGCGTTTTCCGGCGTGGTGGCCGGCAACGTCAAGGAAGAGGGCATCCGCGAGATCGAAAAGTACGGCAAGTTCGAGATCCACGGCGAGGACGAGATCATGGCGCCGATGGACCACCTGCTGCAGTCCTTCGTCGAGCAGAGCCGCATGAAGCTGCCGGGCAAGGAGTACATTCCCTGCTATCGCGTGGTGCGCTGA
- a CDS encoding OPT family oligopeptide transporter, with protein MPYDPHPPAVKPYIPASAQLPEMTLRALVMGTILGMVFGASSLYLVLKVGLTVSASIPVAVIAITLFGLAKKAGGRESTILENSITQTAGSAGESLAFGLGVTMPAIMILGFDLEISRVMLVGILGGLLGILMMIPMRRTMIVDQHRELKYPEGTACAEVLKAAATETSREAAGEVRAEGSDEAAEARRRAFIIFGGFGLGLLYKVLEISLKLWKDTVNFVFGAPLKAGSAGAEISPELLGVGYIIGPRIAMTMAAGGVLSYLLLIPMIKFFGELLTVPLAPGTMLIKDMGPDDIRSAYVLYIGAGAVAAGGLVSLARSLPTIWNGLKGGLAGFKKGSAGDSNLRTDQDIPLKWVVIGCLGIIAVITFAAPLHMNLLGALLILVFGFLFATVSSRLTGEVGSSSNPISGMAVATLLFTCLIFLLMGWTGGRYYVTALSVGAIVCIAASNAGTTSQDLKTGYLVGSTPKLQQYAILAGALASALVLGPILLKLNDAGTVYMPAAKVSPQLAAVHVDAARLTDTAQLQGPQAASDKASYKVWQKTDTVNGPAGKYLVRADGSLAYLVDPGINGQYHTRPDGSEVKKYDAPKAVLMSYIIKGILDQQLPWTLVLFGVMIALVLEMAGIQSLAFSVGVYLPLVSTLPIAIGGLIRWMVDRRNSKLPQYASLDEEEMQAAGDRSSGTLLASGYIAGGALAGIIIAITAGVLTDFDNAMNKWAVAFNPFFNDARGDLLSVIPYAAICVLLYWVGREKAGKPAVK; from the coding sequence ATGCCTTACGATCCCCATCCGCCCGCCGTCAAGCCCTACATTCCCGCGTCCGCACAGTTGCCCGAGATGACGCTGCGCGCCCTGGTCATGGGCACGATCCTGGGCATGGTGTTCGGCGCCTCGTCGCTGTACCTGGTGCTGAAGGTCGGCCTGACGGTCAGCGCCTCGATTCCGGTCGCCGTGATCGCGATCACGCTGTTCGGCCTGGCCAAGAAGGCGGGCGGGCGCGAATCGACGATCCTGGAAAACTCGATCACCCAGACCGCCGGTTCGGCCGGCGAGTCGCTCGCCTTCGGCCTGGGCGTGACCATGCCGGCCATCATGATCCTCGGCTTCGACCTCGAGATCTCGCGCGTGATGCTGGTCGGGATACTGGGCGGCCTGCTCGGCATCCTGATGATGATCCCGATGCGCCGCACGATGATCGTCGACCAGCACCGCGAACTGAAATACCCGGAAGGCACGGCCTGCGCCGAGGTGCTGAAAGCCGCCGCCACCGAAACCTCGCGCGAGGCGGCCGGCGAAGTGCGCGCCGAAGGCTCGGACGAAGCCGCCGAGGCGCGCCGGCGCGCCTTCATCATCTTCGGCGGGTTCGGCCTCGGTCTGCTGTACAAGGTGCTCGAGATTTCGCTGAAACTCTGGAAGGACACCGTCAACTTCGTGTTCGGCGCGCCCTTGAAGGCCGGTTCGGCCGGCGCCGAGATCTCGCCCGAGCTGCTTGGCGTGGGCTACATCATCGGCCCGCGCATCGCGATGACGATGGCGGCCGGCGGCGTGCTGTCCTATCTGCTGCTTATCCCGATGATCAAGTTCTTCGGCGAGCTGCTCACGGTGCCGCTGGCCCCGGGCACGATGCTCATCAAGGACATGGGGCCGGACGACATCCGCAGCGCCTACGTGCTGTACATCGGCGCCGGCGCGGTCGCGGCCGGCGGCCTGGTCAGCCTGGCGCGTTCGCTGCCGACCATCTGGAATGGCCTGAAGGGCGGCCTGGCCGGCTTCAAGAAGGGCAGCGCTGGCGACAGCAACCTGCGCACCGACCAGGACATCCCGCTCAAGTGGGTCGTGATCGGCTGCCTGGGCATCATCGCCGTGATCACCTTTGCCGCGCCGCTGCACATGAACCTGCTCGGGGCGCTGCTGATCCTGGTGTTCGGCTTCCTGTTCGCGACCGTGTCCTCGCGCCTGACCGGTGAAGTCGGCTCGTCGTCCAACCCGATCTCGGGCATGGCGGTGGCCACGCTGCTGTTCACCTGCCTGATCTTCCTGCTGATGGGCTGGACCGGCGGGCGCTACTACGTGACCGCGCTGTCGGTCGGCGCCATCGTCTGCATCGCCGCCAGCAATGCCGGCACCACCTCGCAAGACCTGAAAACCGGCTACCTGGTCGGCTCGACACCGAAATTGCAGCAATACGCGATCCTGGCCGGCGCGCTGGCCTCGGCGCTGGTGCTGGGTCCGATCCTGCTGAAACTGAACGATGCCGGCACGGTCTACATGCCGGCGGCGAAGGTGTCGCCGCAGCTGGCCGCGGTGCATGTCGATGCCGCCAGGCTGACCGATACGGCGCAGCTGCAGGGCCCGCAGGCCGCGTCGGACAAAGCGAGCTACAAGGTCTGGCAAAAGACGGACACCGTCAACGGCCCGGCCGGCAAATACCTGGTGCGTGCCGACGGTTCGCTGGCCTACCTGGTCGATCCGGGCATCAACGGCCAGTACCACACCCGTCCGGACGGCAGCGAAGTCAAGAAGTACGATGCACCCAAGGCCGTGCTGATGTCGTACATCATCAAGGGCATCCTCGACCAGCAGCTGCCGTGGACGCTGGTGCTGTTCGGCGTGATGATCGCGTTGGTGCTGGAGATGGCCGGCATCCAGTCGCTGGCGTTCTCGGTCGGCGTCTACCTGCCGCTGGTGTCGACGCTGCCGATCGCGATCGGCGGCTTGATCCGCTGGATGGTCGACCGCCGCAACAGCAAGCTGCCGCAGTACGCCAGCCTGGACGAGGAAGAAATGCAGGCCGCGGGCGACCGCAGCTCGGGCACGCTGCTGGCCTCGGGCTATATCGCCGGCGGCGCGCTGGCCGGCATCATCATCGCCATCACGGCCGGGGTGCTGACCGATTTCGACAACGCGATGAACAAGTGGGCAGTGGCGTTCAACCCGTTCTTCAACGATGCGCGGGGCGATTTGCTATCGGTGATTCCGTATGCGGCGATCTGCGTGCTGCTGTATTGGGTCGGGCGCGAGAAGGCCGGCAAACCAGCCGTGAAATAA
- a CDS encoding nucleoside hydrolase: MTAFPFPARAPSRTIQPAATPAAKFAAPLAALLALLLACLAAPPARAQTMPAGRTPVIVDMDIGDDIDDAFALGLLLESPEFEIVGITTAWGDTALRVRLLERLLRDTGHPGIPVAQGIATASPQPFTQARYAARGVPPASPPPQAVDFILRQARLRPGQVTLLALGPLTNVGAAIARDPAAFRQLKQVVMMGGSVRAGYRKSQYVPNRPPDKEYNIASDVAGARALFGAGVPIVMMPLDATQIRLDEVERNALFGHGSPVTDTLALLYHQWIDAYQPWSSNMPSLFDVVPVAWLIDPRVCRPTPLHIDIGDDGLTRERPGTPNAAVCLASDQVRFIDVLMGRLLQRP, translated from the coding sequence ATGACCGCCTTCCCTTTCCCGGCGCGCGCGCCGTCCCGCACGATTCAACCGGCCGCGACGCCGGCGGCGAAGTTCGCGGCGCCGCTGGCAGCGCTGCTGGCGCTGCTGCTGGCTTGCCTGGCCGCGCCGCCGGCCCGGGCGCAGACGATGCCCGCCGGCCGCACGCCCGTCATCGTCGACATGGACATCGGCGACGACATCGACGACGCCTTCGCGCTCGGCCTGCTGCTCGAGAGCCCGGAATTCGAGATCGTCGGCATCACCACCGCCTGGGGCGACACCGCCCTGCGCGTGCGCCTACTGGAACGGCTGCTGCGCGACACCGGCCATCCCGGGATCCCGGTCGCGCAAGGCATCGCCACCGCCAGCCCCCAGCCCTTCACCCAGGCGCGCTATGCCGCGCGCGGCGTGCCGCCCGCCTCGCCGCCGCCGCAGGCGGTCGACTTCATCCTGCGCCAGGCCAGGCTGCGGCCCGGCCAGGTCACCCTGCTCGCGCTCGGCCCGCTCACCAACGTCGGGGCCGCCATCGCGCGCGACCCGGCGGCGTTCCGCCAGCTCAAGCAGGTGGTCATGATGGGCGGCTCGGTGCGCGCCGGCTACCGCAAGTCGCAGTACGTGCCGAACCGTCCGCCGGACAAGGAATACAACATCGCCTCCGACGTGGCCGGCGCGCGCGCCCTGTTCGGCGCCGGCGTGCCGATCGTCATGATGCCGCTCGACGCGACCCAGATCCGCCTCGACGAAGTGGAACGCAACGCGCTGTTCGGCCACGGTTCGCCGGTGACCGACACGCTGGCGCTGCTGTATCACCAATGGATCGATGCCTACCAGCCGTGGTCGAGCAACATGCCTTCGCTGTTCGACGTGGTGCCGGTGGCCTGGCTGATCGATCCACGCGTGTGCCGGCCGACGCCGCTGCACATCGACATCGGCGACGACGGCTTGACGCGCGAGCGGCCCGGGACGCCCAACGCGGCGGTGTGCCTGGCGTCGGACCAGGTTCGCTTCATCGACGTGCTGATGGGGCGCCTGCTGCAGCGCCCTTGA
- a CDS encoding penicillin-binding protein 1A translates to MSESSVLANQSKPAQRRPSRLRGFIFLALAAILLLVAAVVGYVVLRVLPSVPALDAVTDYRPKIPLRVYTADNVLIGEFGEEHRDFVPIDKIPDLMKKSLLAIEDARFYQHGAIDFQRGLGAVASNLRHGFGAGGASTITMQVARNFFLSRAKHLDRKLNEIALAYKIEGALTKDQILELYMNQIYLGQRAYGFASAARTYFNKDLDHLTVAEMAMLAGLPQNPSRHNPVSNPQRARERQHAVLGRMRALNFITEDQYQAALVEPLHVNQRGQAFDTHAEYVAELARLAVYNEYKDDAYTKGIKVYTTILKPEQDAAYASVRRNVIAYDQRHGYRGPEGRIELPSDAQEREDAISEALGKRPSSDGLIPAVVLSSSPKAVRVETIDGDTVDVTGAGLKFAAGALSPNAKDTVRITPGAIVRVAHEGKNDAKGWAITQVPQVAAAFVALDADTGAYHALVGGFDFNLQKFNHVTQAWRQPGSGIKPFIYSASLDKGYSPATRILDAPLEMAGENAGATWAPQNDDGKWDGPITMRQALAQSKNVASVRLLRAVSVPFAHEYLGRFGFDLDRQPKNFTLALGTGQVTALQMADAYAVFANGGYRVQPYLISRIEDADGKVIRQATVPAGHTEEQRVLDARNVFVMDSMLRDVTRYGTGAAATKALGRNDIAGKTGTTSDAMDGWFSGYGGKVVAVAWMGYDDPRSLGGKEFGATLALPIWIDYMRVALAKRPVGEEPVQPEGLVRENDDWVYAEYAGSTAFSGIDLDQQQPAVAPDGSVDPGAAQPGAPAQPPAGSQQAPANSLF, encoded by the coding sequence ATGTCGGAGAGTTCAGTTTTGGCAAATCAAAGCAAGCCGGCGCAACGCCGCCCCAGCCGCCTGCGCGGCTTCATTTTCCTCGCCCTGGCCGCGATCCTGCTGCTGGTCGCCGCCGTCGTCGGCTACGTGGTGCTGCGCGTACTGCCCAGCGTACCGGCGCTCGACGCCGTGACCGACTACCGTCCCAAGATTCCGCTGCGCGTGTACACCGCCGACAACGTCCTGATCGGCGAGTTCGGCGAAGAACATCGCGACTTCGTCCCGATCGACAAGATCCCCGACCTGATGAAAAAGTCGCTGCTGGCGATCGAGGACGCGCGCTTCTACCAGCACGGCGCGATCGACTTCCAGCGCGGCCTGGGCGCGGTGGCGTCGAACCTGCGCCACGGCTTCGGCGCCGGCGGCGCGTCGACCATCACGATGCAGGTGGCGCGCAACTTCTTCCTGTCGCGCGCCAAGCACCTGGACCGCAAGCTCAACGAGATCGCTCTGGCCTACAAGATCGAGGGCGCCCTGACCAAGGACCAGATCCTCGAGCTGTACATGAACCAGATCTACCTGGGCCAGCGCGCCTACGGCTTCGCCAGCGCCGCGCGCACCTACTTCAACAAGGACCTGGATCACCTGACCGTGGCCGAGATGGCGATGCTGGCCGGCTTGCCGCAGAACCCGTCGCGCCACAACCCGGTGAGCAACCCGCAGCGCGCGCGCGAGCGCCAGCACGCGGTGCTCGGGCGCATGCGCGCGCTGAACTTCATTACCGAAGACCAGTACCAGGCAGCCCTGGTGGAACCGCTGCACGTCAACCAGCGCGGCCAGGCGTTCGACACCCACGCCGAGTACGTGGCCGAACTGGCGCGCCTGGCCGTCTACAACGAATACAAGGACGACGCCTATACCAAGGGCATCAAGGTCTACACCACGATCCTGAAGCCCGAGCAGGACGCCGCCTACGCCTCGGTGCGCCGCAACGTGATCGCCTACGACCAGCGCCACGGCTACCGTGGTCCGGAAGGCCGCATCGAGCTGCCCTCGGACGCCCAGGAGCGCGAGGACGCGATCTCGGAAGCGCTCGGCAAGCGCCCGTCCAGCGACGGCCTGATCCCGGCCGTGGTGCTGTCGAGCTCGCCCAAGGCGGTGCGCGTCGAGACCATCGACGGCGATACCGTCGACGTCACCGGGGCCGGCCTGAAGTTCGCCGCCGGCGCGCTCTCGCCCAACGCCAAGGACACGGTACGCATCACGCCGGGCGCGATCGTGCGGGTCGCGCACGAGGGCAAGAACGACGCCAAGGGCTGGGCCATCACCCAGGTGCCGCAGGTGGCGGCGGCCTTCGTCGCGCTCGACGCCGACACCGGGGCCTATCACGCGCTGGTCGGCGGCTTCGACTTCAACCTGCAGAAGTTCAACCACGTCACGCAAGCCTGGCGCCAGCCGGGTTCGGGCATCAAGCCGTTCATCTACTCGGCCTCGCTGGACAAGGGGTATTCGCCGGCCACGCGCATCCTCGACGCGCCGCTCGAGATGGCGGGCGAGAACGCCGGCGCCACCTGGGCGCCGCAGAACGACGACGGCAAATGGGACGGCCCGATCACCATGCGCCAGGCGCTGGCGCAGTCGAAGAACGTGGCCTCGGTGCGCCTGCTGCGCGCGGTGTCGGTGCCGTTCGCGCACGAGTACCTGGGCCGCTTCGGCTTCGACCTGGATCGCCAGCCGAAGAACTTCACGCTGGCGCTGGGTACCGGCCAGGTGACCGCGCTGCAGATGGCCGACGCGTATGCGGTGTTCGCCAACGGCGGCTACCGCGTCCAGCCCTACCTGATCAGCAGGATCGAGGATGCCGACGGCAAGGTGATCCGCCAGGCCACCGTGCCGGCCGGCCACACCGAGGAACAGCGCGTGCTGGACGCGCGCAACGTGTTCGTCATGGACAGCATGCTGCGCGACGTGACCCGCTACGGCACCGGCGCCGCCGCCACCAAGGCGCTCGGCCGCAACGACATCGCCGGCAAGACCGGCACCACCAGCGACGCCATGGACGGCTGGTTCTCCGGCTACGGCGGCAAGGTGGTGGCGGTGGCCTGGATGGGCTACGACGATCCGCGCTCGCTGGGCGGCAAGGAATTCGGCGCCACGCTGGCGCTGCCGATCTGGATCGACTACATGCGGGTGGCGCTGGCCAAGCGCCCGGTCGGCGAGGAGCCGGTGCAGCCGGAAGGCCTGGTGCGCGAGAACGATGACTGGGTCTACGCCGAATACGCCGGATCGACGGCCTTCAGCGGTATCGACCTCGACCAGCAGCAGCCGGCGGTGGCGCCGGACGGCAGCGTGGACCCGGGTGCGGCCCAGCCGGGTGCGCCGGCCCAGCCGCCGGCGGGTTCGCAGCAGGCGCCGGCCAACAGCCTGTTCTGA
- a CDS encoding HDOD domain-containing protein, whose translation MKNWIARLLGGAGEPAPTPAPAPEPAAAPGAAAAATAHSASGAEDPAGLPFWRWLCDAPTASAASQAETPAAAGLVLDELARLARAPGDAADLVPRVPEVIPRLLRSLRQEGVSGAELARQVTQDAVLVAEVIREANGPLYRQAKPVRTVDAAILVLGQNGLRMLLARVAFRPVMGVASGRVARTAAPRLWQHSERCARACALLAPRLGADPFEGYLAGLMIDVGLVVALRLLDRLEASTGGPGPDPALLDTLAPGARRLSARIALHWELPPPIAAAILQAGHEDEPATPLAQALAQADRLARLRLLFDHGVLAADAAPLAGLDAHAAQVFERLAPDPA comes from the coding sequence ATGAAGAACTGGATTGCGCGCCTGCTCGGCGGCGCCGGCGAGCCCGCACCCACGCCCGCGCCCGCGCCGGAACCGGCCGCCGCCCCTGGCGCCGCCGCTGCCGCCACTGCGCACTCGGCCAGCGGCGCCGAGGACCCCGCCGGCCTGCCGTTCTGGCGCTGGCTGTGCGATGCCCCGACGGCCAGCGCCGCCAGCCAAGCCGAGACCCCGGCGGCGGCCGGCCTGGTGCTGGACGAGCTGGCGCGCCTGGCGCGCGCGCCCGGCGACGCCGCCGACCTGGTCCCGCGCGTACCCGAGGTCATTCCGCGCCTGCTGCGCAGCCTGCGCCAGGAAGGCGTGTCCGGCGCCGAGCTGGCGCGCCAGGTGACCCAGGACGCGGTGCTGGTCGCCGAAGTCATCCGCGAAGCCAACGGCCCCCTGTACCGCCAGGCCAAGCCGGTGCGCACGGTCGATGCGGCGATCCTGGTGCTCGGCCAGAACGGCTTGCGCATGCTGCTGGCGCGGGTCGCGTTCCGCCCGGTGATGGGCGTGGCAAGCGGACGCGTCGCGCGCACGGCCGCGCCGCGCCTGTGGCAGCATTCCGAGCGCTGCGCGCGCGCTTGCGCCCTGCTGGCGCCGCGCCTGGGCGCCGACCCGTTCGAGGGTTACCTGGCCGGCCTGATGATCGACGTCGGCCTGGTGGTCGCGCTGCGCCTGCTCGACCGCCTGGAGGCAAGCACCGGCGGCCCCGGCCCCGATCCGGCGCTGCTGGACACGCTCGCCCCCGGCGCGCGCCGGCTGTCGGCCCGCATCGCGCTGCACTGGGAGCTGCCGCCGCCGATCGCCGCCGCCATCCTGCAGGCCGGCCACGAAGACGAGCCGGCCACACCGCTGGCCCAAGCCCTCGCCCAGGCCGACCGCCTGGCCCGGCTGCGCCTGCTGTTCGATCACGGCGTACTGGCCGCGGATGCGGCGCCGCTGGCCGGCCTGGACGCGCATGCCGCGCAGGTGTTCGAGCGCCTCGCGCCCGATCCCGCCTGA
- a CDS encoding peptide MFS transporter — translation MSGAATTSAEQKATPEFRQIMGHPAPLWMLFMTEFWERFAFYGIRWALVLYIVAQFYGGSGAGQADANLTYGSYLALVYAGAVFGGYIADRVIGYQRSILVGAAFMVLGLFAITVPNPDIFKLGLATIIVGNGMFKPNISTMVGQLYGIHDTRRDSGFTIFYMGINGGGFIAPILTGILAERLSSQTGVPAYKTVFFAAGIGMILSLIWFQIGRRGLKGIGAATGPLASPARIIGVIVGALVVIPGVYFLLQMGAEKLQGILTVLFLALAAMLVVEGVRNGKVARDKVIAMMIIFFFNVMFWCFFEQAGSSFTFLAENIVRRDFGGWIFPTGWFQSVNTLAIIVCAPLVAAVWVWMGSANPSIPRKFGLGLIFNGLAFVLLWYALKFLVGPDSKIPFWTLFMVYVIQSIGELCLSPIGLSMVTKLAPTRLVGLGMGGWFLSTGIGNNLSGIFASIVSGEKGMTVESALSGYTFGFWALIGSGLLLFLIAPLIQKLMHGVK, via the coding sequence ATGAGCGGTGCAGCTACTACATCCGCCGAGCAGAAAGCGACGCCGGAATTCCGCCAGATCATGGGCCACCCAGCGCCGCTGTGGATGCTCTTCATGACGGAATTCTGGGAACGCTTTGCTTTCTACGGCATCCGCTGGGCCCTGGTGCTCTACATCGTCGCGCAGTTCTACGGCGGCAGCGGCGCCGGCCAGGCCGACGCCAACCTGACCTACGGTTCCTACCTCGCACTGGTGTACGCCGGCGCCGTGTTCGGCGGCTACATCGCCGACCGGGTCATCGGTTACCAGCGCTCGATCCTGGTCGGCGCTGCCTTCATGGTGCTCGGCCTGTTCGCGATCACGGTGCCGAACCCGGACATCTTCAAGCTCGGTCTGGCCACGATCATCGTCGGCAACGGCATGTTCAAGCCGAACATCTCGACCATGGTCGGCCAGCTGTACGGCATCCACGACACGCGTCGCGATTCCGGCTTCACCATCTTCTACATGGGCATCAACGGCGGCGGCTTCATCGCGCCGATCCTGACCGGCATCCTGGCCGAGCGCCTGTCGTCCCAGACCGGGGTGCCGGCCTACAAGACGGTGTTCTTCGCCGCCGGCATCGGCATGATCCTGTCGCTGATCTGGTTCCAGATCGGCCGCCGCGGCCTGAAGGGCATCGGCGCCGCCACCGGACCGCTGGCCAGCCCGGCGCGCATCATCGGCGTGATCGTCGGCGCGCTGGTCGTGATCCCGGGCGTGTACTTCCTGCTCCAGATGGGCGCGGAAAAGCTGCAGGGCATCCTGACCGTGCTGTTCCTGGCGCTGGCCGCGATGCTGGTGGTCGAAGGCGTGCGCAACGGTAAAGTGGCGCGCGACAAGGTCATCGCGATGATGATCATCTTCTTCTTCAACGTGATGTTCTGGTGCTTCTTCGAACAGGCCGGCAGCTCGTTCACCTTCCTGGCCGAGAACATCGTGCGCCGCGACTTCGGCGGCTGGATCTTCCCGACCGGCTGGTTCCAGTCGGTGAATACCCTCGCCATCATCGTGTGCGCGCCGCTGGTGGCCGCGGTGTGGGTCTGGATGGGCAGCGCCAATCCGTCGATCCCGCGCAAGTTCGGCCTCGGCCTGATCTTCAACGGCCTTGCCTTCGTGCTGCTGTGGTATGCGCTGAAGTTCCTGGTCGGCCCGGACAGCAAGATCCCGTTCTGGACCCTGTTCATGGTCTACGTGATCCAGTCGATCGGCGAACTGTGCCTGTCGCCGATCGGCCTGTCGATGGTCACCAAGCTGGCTCCGACCCGCCTGGTCGGCCTGGGCATGGGCGGCTGGTTCCTGTCGACCGGCATCGGCAACAACCTGTCGGGCATCTTCGCCAGCATCGTCTCCGGCGAAAAAGGCATGACCGTGGAATCGGCACTGTCCGGCTACACCTTCGGTTTCTGGGCGCTGATCGGCTCGGGCCTCCTGCTGTTCCTGATCGCGCCGCTGATCCAGAAGCTGATGCATGGCGTGAAGTGA